One window of the Labilibaculum sp. genome contains the following:
- a CDS encoding alpha-glucuronidase family glycosyl hydrolase, whose product MLTKYFLIIFLCFMTLGNWASSQNKLDGSALWFTHSETNNEGQFACPSFIYMPQISPTFAIINKELKNGFDKLYNKEVKQISELNSNVLCVGTSNQKDLSVYFKNEELIALGNDGYIIRTVAGNNTIIIANTDLGALYGTYHYLRFLQTNNIAKSNFDIVEIPSYQRRILNHWDNLDGTVERGYAGHSLWQWEELPEKISPRYAEYAKANASIGINGTVLNNVNAKPDILKPEYLEKVKVLANTFRPYGIKVYLSINFSSPSALGGLENSDPLKEEVQNWWKEKANEIYSLIPDFGGFLVKANSEGLPGPQDFGRTHADGANMLADALKPHGGIVMWRAFVYNSNGNDRAKQAYDEFKPLDGKFRKNVILQVKNGPVDFQPREPLSPLFGTMQHTTLMPELQITQEYLGFSDHLVYLGTLFKEFLNSDTYAKGRNSTISRLTDGSIYNDSIKAIAGVANIGLDSNWCGHHFAQANWYAFGRLAWNHQLSARKIAMEWLMQTFSHDPDFLNQMSCVMMESREVAVNYMTPLGLHHLMGWNHHHGPEPWCEISGARPDWLPTYYHKADSIGIGFNRSSSGSNAVSQYAEPLLSVYNDPALCPEELLLWFHHLPWDYELNNGRDLWTELCFRYNAGVEQVEYFQYVWNSLQSKVDKNRFNDVQNKLAIQLKEAIWWRDACLLYFQTFSHKAIPSKLDQPKNKLEDLKKLKFSMTHHN is encoded by the coding sequence ATGCTTACTAAATATTTCTTAATCATCTTTTTGTGTTTTATGACTTTGGGAAATTGGGCTTCAAGTCAAAATAAATTGGATGGTTCTGCATTATGGTTTACACATTCAGAAACAAACAATGAAGGACAATTTGCTTGCCCTTCATTTATATATATGCCGCAAATATCTCCAACCTTCGCTATCATTAATAAAGAACTCAAAAATGGTTTTGATAAATTGTATAATAAGGAGGTGAAGCAGATAAGCGAATTGAATTCAAATGTTTTATGTGTTGGCACATCCAATCAAAAAGATTTATCAGTTTACTTTAAGAATGAAGAATTAATTGCATTAGGAAATGATGGTTATATCATAAGAACAGTTGCCGGTAATAATACCATAATTATTGCAAATACAGATTTAGGAGCATTATATGGCACGTATCATTATTTAAGATTCCTGCAAACGAATAACATAGCAAAAAGTAATTTTGACATAGTTGAAATACCTTCCTACCAACGGAGAATTCTTAATCATTGGGATAATCTGGATGGAACTGTTGAAAGAGGTTATGCAGGTCATTCTCTTTGGCAATGGGAAGAGCTTCCGGAAAAGATCAGTCCGCGATATGCGGAATATGCTAAGGCAAATGCATCAATAGGTATTAATGGAACTGTATTGAATAACGTTAATGCGAAACCTGATATTTTGAAACCGGAATATCTGGAAAAAGTAAAAGTGTTAGCAAATACTTTTCGCCCATACGGAATAAAAGTTTACTTGTCTATTAATTTTTCCTCTCCAAGTGCATTAGGCGGATTAGAGAATTCTGATCCTTTAAAAGAAGAAGTACAGAATTGGTGGAAGGAGAAGGCCAATGAGATCTATTCATTAATTCCTGATTTTGGCGGTTTTTTAGTGAAAGCAAACTCTGAAGGACTGCCTGGTCCTCAGGATTTTGGAAGAACACATGCTGATGGTGCCAATATGCTTGCCGACGCTTTAAAACCACATGGAGGGATTGTAATGTGGAGAGCCTTTGTTTACAATTCCAACGGAAACGATCGCGCTAAACAAGCTTATGATGAATTTAAACCTCTGGATGGGAAATTTCGCAAAAATGTAATACTTCAAGTGAAAAACGGCCCTGTTGACTTTCAGCCCCGAGAGCCACTCAGTCCTTTGTTTGGTACAATGCAGCACACTACCCTGATGCCGGAATTGCAGATTACACAAGAATATTTGGGTTTTTCGGACCACTTGGTTTATTTGGGAACATTGTTTAAGGAGTTTTTAAACTCAGACACTTACGCAAAAGGAAGAAACTCTACAATATCAAGGCTTACTGACGGATCTATTTACAACGATTCGATAAAAGCCATTGCAGGTGTTGCGAATATTGGTTTAGACAGTAATTGGTGCGGACATCATTTTGCTCAGGCCAATTGGTATGCTTTTGGTCGTTTGGCCTGGAATCATCAATTATCTGCCAGGAAAATTGCAATGGAGTGGTTAATGCAAACCTTTTCACACGATCCGGATTTTCTGAATCAAATGTCATGTGTAATGATGGAATCCAGAGAAGTGGCAGTAAATTATATGACACCATTAGGATTACATCATTTAATGGGATGGAACCATCATCACGGTCCAGAGCCTTGGTGTGAGATTTCCGGTGCAAGACCAGATTGGCTGCCTACTTATTACCATAAGGCAGATAGTATCGGTATTGGATTTAACCGATCATCAAGTGGAAGTAATGCTGTAAGTCAGTATGCGGAACCATTGCTATCAGTTTATAATGATCCAGCACTTTGTCCGGAAGAACTTTTGTTATGGTTTCACCATTTACCATGGGATTATGAATTAAATAATGGGAGAGATTTATGGACTGAATTGTGTTTCAGATACAATGCAGGTGTTGAACAGGTAGAGTATTTTCAATATGTCTGGAATTCCCTTCAATCAAAAGTGGATAAAAATAGATTTAATGATGTACAAAATAAATTGGCAATACAATTGAAAGAAGCTATATGGTGGAGGGATGCGTGTCTACTTTATTTTCAAACTTTTTCCCACAAAGCAATTCCTTCGAAACTGGATCAGCCTAAAAATAAATTGGAAGATCTTAAGAAGCTTAAATTTTCAATGACTCACCATAATTAA
- a CDS encoding TonB-dependent receptor → MKKCYQQRKVIAIMLFLFLTVHFGAMAQSLSLQGTVKDVKGVPLPGVSISIVGTTQGTITDIDGNYSLEAPGDSQLKFQFIGFLAEIVSVNNQTTINVTLKEDVVGLNEVVVVGYGTQRKEAVTGSVANIKGEVMREVPSANISQALQGRIAGVNMQQTSSKPGALMQIRIRGSRSLTANNDPLVVLDGMPFSGSISDINPTDIKTIDILKDASATAIYGSRGANGVIMVTTKTGKKGKSAQVTYNGYQGINTVFSDYPMMEGSKFVELRKLANKYTNGVDEADDVNTNWQDLWYRNANVTNHNIALTGGTEKGSYSFSTGFYKEEAVTPGTDFSRLTLHGSIDQEIGSYFRIGFSTNNNYTKSENGMGMYGVLSMSPIADPYDADGNWKRTIKMPLDESWNQTKDIVNALGDRYIDEKKAFASYNTLFAEVKIPGVEGLKYRISLAGNLRTTNDGNYTGEGIGSSNATTVSTAGISNSRNTNWVVQNLLTYDRRFGKHSINVVGLYSVEETLYNSSNVSAKDIPADAFQFYNLGRAAGEITVNPEYQNYEKSGLMSYMGRAMYSYDNRYMISATIRSDASSRLAEGHKWHTYPALSVGWNIANESFMSDITAVNSLKLRVGFGQTSNQSVKPYATLGVLSTRPYNNGTTYSTGTYVTELPNNDLGWEFSKTWNYGLDFALLNHRLSGAIEYYITKTEDVLLGVGLPPTSGVSSVTQNIGTTENKGLELSLNGVILDDVNGWTWDVGVNFYSNKNKLTSLASGQTRDEGNWWFVGHPINVVYDYKRIGIWQEGDANLQSYEPGGNVGMIKVQYYGDYDENGIPTRKIGPEDLQVMDLEPDFQGGFNTRVAYKGFDFSLVGAFQHGGTLISTLYSSGGYLNMLTGRRGNVDVDYWTPDNTGAKYPLPGGSQSGDNPKYGSTLGYFDASYVKIRSLSLGYNFSQKIIEAAGFDKLRLYATVQNPFVLFSPYTRETGLDPETNSYGNENAAVAYSDNMKRILTQGYNTPSVRKYVIGIELTF, encoded by the coding sequence ATGAAAAAGTGTTATCAACAGAGGAAAGTGATTGCTATTATGCTATTTCTCTTTCTAACAGTACATTTTGGAGCAATGGCGCAAAGCTTATCGCTTCAAGGAACAGTTAAAGATGTTAAGGGAGTCCCCTTGCCAGGAGTTAGCATTTCTATAGTAGGAACTACCCAAGGAACCATTACGGATATAGATGGCAACTATTCTTTGGAAGCGCCAGGAGATTCACAGTTGAAATTTCAGTTCATTGGATTTTTAGCTGAGATTGTGAGTGTTAATAATCAAACGACAATTAATGTTACTTTAAAAGAGGACGTTGTGGGCCTTAATGAAGTAGTAGTTGTTGGTTATGGTACCCAACGTAAAGAAGCTGTAACGGGTTCCGTTGCTAATATTAAGGGTGAAGTGATGCGGGAAGTGCCATCTGCAAATATTTCGCAAGCTTTACAGGGACGTATAGCGGGTGTGAATATGCAGCAAACCTCAAGTAAACCCGGTGCACTAATGCAGATTCGTATTCGCGGGTCACGATCGCTAACAGCCAATAACGACCCCTTGGTGGTACTTGATGGAATGCCATTTTCGGGATCTATCAGCGATATCAACCCTACTGATATTAAGACTATTGATATTCTTAAGGATGCTTCTGCAACAGCTATTTATGGTTCGCGTGGTGCAAATGGTGTTATAATGGTAACCACTAAAACAGGGAAAAAAGGAAAAAGCGCTCAGGTTACCTATAATGGTTATCAAGGTATAAATACTGTTTTTTCTGACTACCCAATGATGGAGGGATCCAAATTTGTTGAATTACGTAAATTAGCCAATAAGTATACAAATGGAGTGGATGAAGCCGATGATGTAAATACAAATTGGCAGGATCTGTGGTATCGAAACGCTAATGTAACCAATCATAACATTGCGCTTACAGGTGGTACTGAAAAAGGAAGCTATAGCTTTAGTACTGGATTCTACAAAGAAGAAGCTGTAACTCCAGGAACGGATTTTAGCCGATTAACTTTGCATGGTTCTATTGATCAGGAAATAGGTAGTTATTTCCGTATAGGTTTTAGCACAAATAATAATTATACCAAGAGTGAAAATGGAATGGGTATGTATGGTGTTTTAAGTATGTCTCCCATCGCGGACCCTTATGATGCTGATGGTAATTGGAAAAGAACCATAAAGATGCCATTAGATGAAAGCTGGAATCAGACAAAAGATATTGTAAATGCTTTAGGCGATAGATACATTGATGAGAAAAAGGCATTTGCTTCTTATAACACCTTGTTTGCTGAAGTAAAAATACCTGGTGTAGAAGGCTTAAAGTATAGAATTAGTCTTGCCGGTAATTTACGCACGACCAACGATGGAAATTATACCGGAGAGGGTATAGGCAGTTCTAATGCAACCACTGTTTCTACAGCCGGAATCAGTAACTCGCGAAATACTAATTGGGTAGTTCAAAATCTTTTAACCTACGACCGTAGGTTCGGTAAACATTCTATTAATGTTGTAGGTTTGTATTCTGTGGAGGAAACGTTGTATAATAGCTCTAATGTTTCTGCTAAGGATATTCCAGCAGATGCTTTTCAATTTTATAATCTGGGCCGTGCTGCAGGAGAAATTACTGTTAATCCGGAGTATCAGAATTATGAAAAAAGTGGATTGATGTCTTATATGGGACGTGCAATGTACTCCTATGATAATCGATATATGATTAGTGCTACAATACGTTCCGATGCTTCTTCAAGGTTGGCAGAAGGACATAAGTGGCATACATACCCAGCTTTGTCAGTAGGTTGGAATATCGCAAACGAATCCTTTATGTCTGATATCACCGCAGTAAATTCATTAAAACTTCGGGTTGGTTTTGGACAAACTTCAAATCAATCTGTAAAACCATATGCTACACTAGGTGTTTTAAGTACCAGACCCTATAATAATGGGACTACCTATTCTACTGGAACTTATGTAACAGAATTGCCTAACAATGATTTAGGATGGGAATTTTCTAAAACCTGGAATTATGGCTTGGATTTTGCGCTTTTGAATCACCGATTGAGTGGTGCTATCGAGTACTATATTACGAAAACGGAAGATGTTCTGTTAGGTGTTGGTTTACCTCCTACATCAGGAGTTTCAAGTGTAACTCAAAATATTGGGACCACAGAAAATAAAGGATTGGAGCTTTCTCTTAACGGTGTGATTCTGGATGATGTAAACGGTTGGACATGGGATGTTGGTGTTAATTTTTATTCCAATAAAAATAAATTAACCTCTCTTGCTTCGGGACAGACTAGAGATGAAGGAAACTGGTGGTTTGTTGGACATCCAATAAATGTTGTTTATGATTATAAAAGAATAGGAATTTGGCAGGAAGGTGATGCAAACCTTCAATCATATGAACCTGGAGGAAATGTAGGTATGATAAAGGTTCAGTATTATGGTGATTACGATGAAAATGGTATACCTACAAGAAAAATTGGACCAGAAGATTTACAGGTAATGGACCTTGAACCTGATTTTCAGGGTGGTTTTAATACTCGCGTTGCGTATAAAGGGTTTGATTTTAGTTTGGTTGGAGCTTTTCAACATGGCGGGACTCTCATCAGTACATTATACTCGTCAGGAGGTTACCTTAACATGTTAACCGGACGTAGGGGTAATGTAGATGTTGATTATTGGACGCCTGATAATACTGGCGCCAAATATCCTCTTCCCGGAGGTAGTCAGTCAGGTGATAATCCTAAATACGGCAGTACATTAGGTTATTTTGATGCATCTTATGTAAAAATACGTTCTCTATCTCTTGGTTACAATTTCAGCCAAAAAATTATTGAGGCTGCTGGTTTTGATAAATTAAGACTTTATGCTACTGTACAGAATCCATTTGTGTTGTTCTCGCCTTATACTAGAGAAACCGGTTTAGATCCGGAAACCAACTCTTACGGAAACGAAAATGCGGCAGTTGCCTATTCTGATAACATGAAACGTATACTTACTCAGGGATATAACACTCCTTCAGTTCGTAAATACGTGATCGGCATCGAATTAACATTTTAA